The following are encoded together in the Arthrobacter sp. Y-9 genome:
- a CDS encoding cystathionine beta-synthase yields MKYAESVLDLIGNTPLIKLNHVTEGIEATVLVKLEYLNPGGSIKDRIAAKMVADAEASGKLQPGGTIVEPTSGNTGVGLALVAQQKGYKCIFVVPDKVGEDKRAVLQAYGAEVVVTPTSVAPDSPQSYYGVSDRLVREIPGAYKPDQFSNPAAPGSHYESTGPEIWQDTDGKITHVVIGAGTGGTITGTGRYLKEVSADRPASEGGQVKVIGADPEGSVYSGGTGRPYFVEGVGEDMWPGNYDKSVPDEVIAVSDADSFAMTRRLAREEGLLVGGSSGMAVVAALRAAKDLPKDAVVVVILPDSGRGYLAKIFNDQWMRSYGFLPGAEEDTVGAVLEGKNGSLPDLVHIHPNESVRDVINIMNEYGVDHIPVLSAEPPVVMGEVLGSVDERTLTSKLFRGEAKMTDKIADHMGEKLPVIGSLESISAARALLSESDTIMVTFVGAPVGIVTRHDLLAYLSN; encoded by the coding sequence ATGAAGTACGCGGAGTCCGTCCTGGACCTGATCGGCAACACGCCCCTCATCAAGCTCAACCACGTGACCGAAGGCATCGAAGCCACCGTCCTGGTCAAGCTCGAATACCTCAACCCCGGCGGGTCCATCAAGGACCGCATCGCGGCGAAGATGGTCGCGGATGCGGAGGCGAGCGGCAAGCTCCAGCCCGGTGGCACCATCGTGGAGCCCACCAGCGGCAACACGGGTGTCGGCCTGGCGCTCGTGGCTCAGCAGAAGGGCTACAAGTGCATCTTCGTGGTCCCGGACAAGGTGGGCGAGGACAAGCGCGCCGTGCTGCAGGCGTACGGCGCCGAAGTCGTGGTGACCCCCACCTCCGTGGCCCCGGACAGCCCGCAGAGCTACTACGGGGTCTCGGACCGTCTGGTCCGCGAGATCCCCGGCGCCTACAAGCCGGACCAGTTCTCCAACCCGGCCGCCCCCGGCAGCCACTACGAGTCCACCGGTCCCGAGATCTGGCAGGACACCGACGGCAAGATCACCCACGTGGTGATCGGCGCAGGCACCGGCGGCACCATCACCGGCACCGGCCGGTACCTCAAAGAGGTCTCCGCGGACCGTCCCGCATCCGAGGGCGGCCAGGTCAAGGTCATCGGCGCGGACCCGGAAGGCTCCGTCTACTCCGGTGGCACCGGACGCCCGTACTTCGTCGAGGGCGTGGGCGAGGACATGTGGCCCGGCAACTATGACAAGTCCGTGCCGGACGAGGTCATCGCCGTCTCGGATGCCGATTCCTTCGCCATGACCCGCCGGCTCGCCCGTGAAGAGGGCCTGCTGGTGGGTGGTTCCAGCGGCATGGCGGTGGTCGCCGCGCTGCGTGCGGCGAAGGACCTCCCGAAGGATGCCGTGGTCGTGGTGATCCTCCCGGACTCCGGGCGTGGCTACCTCGCCAAGATCTTCAACGACCAGTGGATGCGGTCCTACGGCTTCCTCCCGGGCGCTGAGGAGGACACCGTGGGCGCCGTGCTGGAAGGGAAGAACGGATCCCTGCCGGACTTGGTCCACATCCATCCCAACGAATCCGTCCGCGACGTCATCAACATCATGAACGAGTACGGGGTGGACCACATCCCCGTGCTGTCCGCCGAACCGCCCGTGGTGATGGGCGAGGTTCTGGGTTCCGTGGACGAACGCACCCTGACCAGCAAACTCTTCCGCGGCGAAGCCAAGATGACGGACAAGATCGCGGACCACATGGGGGAGAAGCTGCCCGTGATCGGCTCCCTCGAGTCCATCTCCGCGGCCCGCGCCCTGCTCTCCGAGTCGGACACCATCATGGTGACCTTCGTCGGAGCGCCCGTGGGCATCGTGACCCGTCACGATCTCCTCGCCTACCTCAGCAACTGA
- a CDS encoding cystathionine gamma-synthase, with protein MSHAADRTAGFNTTAVHAGQAFEPRTGAVVPPLHFSSTYAQDGIGGLRDGYEYGRGGNPTRDALQEQLAAVEGGKYAYSFGSGLAAEDALIRALCRPGDHIVLGNDAYGGTYRLISRIHGDWGIGNTAVNLADLEATAQAVRDHQTRLLWVETPSNPMMRISDIAALADIAHDAGALLVVDNTFASPYLQNPLALGADIVIHSTTKYIGGHSDVVGGAVVLNDEELAQKVQFLQFAAGGVSGPMDAFLTTRGLKTLGVRMDRHCKNGQAVAEWLLTRPEVEAVLYPGLPDHPGHELAAKQMRGFGGMVSVQFKGGAEAARKVAESTRVFTLAESLGGIESLMNYPAEMTHASVKGTELAVPDNLLRLSCGIEDVEDLLADLEQAFAQL; from the coding sequence ATGTCCCACGCAGCTGACCGCACCGCGGGGTTCAACACCACCGCAGTCCACGCCGGCCAGGCCTTCGAACCCCGGACCGGCGCCGTGGTCCCGCCCCTGCACTTCTCCTCCACCTACGCACAGGACGGCATCGGCGGCCTGCGCGACGGGTACGAGTACGGCCGCGGCGGCAACCCCACCCGTGACGCACTCCAGGAGCAGCTCGCCGCGGTGGAAGGCGGCAAGTACGCCTACTCCTTCGGGTCGGGCCTGGCCGCAGAGGACGCCCTGATCCGGGCCCTCTGCCGCCCGGGGGACCACATCGTGCTGGGCAACGACGCCTACGGTGGCACGTACCGCCTGATCTCCCGCATCCACGGGGACTGGGGCATCGGCAACACCGCCGTGAACCTGGCTGATCTGGAAGCCACCGCTCAGGCTGTGCGAGACCACCAGACCCGCCTGCTCTGGGTCGAGACGCCGTCGAACCCCATGATGCGCATCAGCGACATCGCGGCGCTCGCGGACATCGCTCACGACGCCGGGGCCCTCCTGGTGGTGGACAACACCTTCGCCTCGCCGTACCTGCAGAACCCGCTGGCGCTGGGTGCCGACATCGTCATCCACTCCACCACCAAGTACATCGGCGGACACTCCGATGTGGTGGGCGGCGCCGTGGTGCTCAACGATGAGGAACTGGCTCAGAAGGTGCAGTTCCTGCAGTTCGCCGCCGGTGGCGTCTCCGGCCCCATGGACGCGTTCCTCACCACCCGCGGTCTGAAGACCCTGGGCGTGCGCATGGACCGTCACTGCAAGAACGGACAGGCCGTGGCCGAATGGCTGCTGACCCGTCCTGAGGTGGAGGCCGTGCTGTACCCGGGTCTGCCCGACCACCCCGGTCACGAGCTCGCCGCGAAGCAGATGCGCGGCTTCGGTGGCATGGTGTCCGTCCAGTTCAAGGGCGGCGCCGAGGCGGCCCGCAAGGTGGCCGAGTCCACTCGGGTGTTCACGCTGGCCGAGTCGCTGGGCGGCATCGAGTCCCTCATGAACTACCCGGCCGAGATGACTCACGCCTCGGTCAAGGGCACCGAGCTGGCCGTCCCGGACAACCTGCTGCGCCTCTCGTGCGGCATCGAGGACGTCGAGGATCTCCTGGCGGACCTGGAGCAGGCCTTCGCCCAGCTCTGA
- a CDS encoding MFS transporter, whose translation MTASNDTARPLIPLYLAGFTSAFGAHGVASVLGAESADLGLTLLGLGAILALYDLAEVVLKPVFGALSDRIGAKPVIIGGLIAFAAASLLALLSASPAMLALARLGQGAAASAFSPASSAAVARLAGKERLGRYFGRYGAWKSLGYVLGPLIGIALTGWFGIQSLYLALALFALAAAVWVSRGLPALPPAPRQRSTLRDLARQVTARGFLLPTLLMAMTTAVLGVAVGFLPLLAVRLELHPLTGAAAVALLALTSTAAQPVIGRLHDEGRLRTATGSAVGMALAAVGLTLLAFWPNAVTLFAATLAFGVMTGTLTPLAFAHLAATTPEERMGRTMGSAEMGRELGDAGGPLLVGALATLWTLPAALLTLAGLSAVAGAAGWSGLRRDDDGDPRPADRPAERRHPSPTT comes from the coding sequence GTGACGGCATCGAATGACACGGCCCGCCCCCTCATCCCCCTCTACCTGGCAGGCTTCACCTCCGCCTTCGGAGCGCACGGAGTGGCCTCGGTCCTGGGCGCGGAATCCGCCGACCTGGGACTGACCCTCCTGGGACTCGGGGCGATCCTGGCGCTCTACGACCTGGCCGAGGTCGTCCTGAAGCCGGTCTTCGGGGCCCTCAGCGACCGGATCGGCGCGAAGCCGGTGATCATCGGCGGTCTGATCGCCTTCGCCGCAGCGTCCCTCCTGGCCTTGCTCAGCGCCTCCCCCGCCATGCTGGCCCTCGCCCGGCTGGGGCAGGGCGCGGCCGCGTCGGCGTTCTCTCCGGCGTCGTCGGCCGCGGTCGCACGACTGGCTGGCAAGGAGCGGCTCGGCCGCTACTTCGGACGGTACGGCGCCTGGAAGAGCCTGGGGTATGTGCTGGGACCGCTGATCGGCATCGCCCTCACCGGATGGTTCGGGATCCAGTCCCTCTATCTGGCACTCGCACTCTTCGCCCTGGCCGCGGCCGTCTGGGTGAGCCGCGGCCTTCCGGCGCTGCCCCCGGCACCACGGCAGCGCTCGACCCTCCGGGATCTGGCACGGCAGGTGACGGCGCGCGGCTTCCTGTTGCCCACCCTGCTGATGGCGATGACCACCGCCGTTCTCGGCGTCGCGGTCGGCTTCCTGCCCCTGCTGGCGGTCCGCCTGGAGCTTCATCCCCTGACGGGTGCCGCCGCAGTGGCACTGCTCGCTCTGACCTCGACCGCCGCGCAGCCGGTCATCGGACGACTGCACGACGAAGGGCGGCTCCGGACCGCCACCGGCAGCGCCGTCGGTATGGCCCTGGCCGCCGTCGGCCTCACCCTCCTCGCCTTCTGGCCGAACGCCGTCACGCTTTTCGCCGCGACCCTGGCGTTCGGCGTGATGACCGGCACGCTGACGCCGCTCGCCTTCGCACACCTCGCCGCGACGACTCCCGAGGAACGGATGGGCCGGACGATGGGCAGCGCCGAGATGGGGCGCGAACTCGGCGACGCAGGCGGCCCTCTCCTCGTCGGCGCGCTCGCCACCCTCTGGACCCTGCCGGCCGCGCTCCTCACACTGGCGGGCCTCAGCGCGGTCGCCGGAGCGGCAGGCTGGAGCGGTCTCCGGCGCGACGACGACGGCGACCCCCGGCCCGCTGACCGCCCCGCCGAACGCCGCCATCCCTCCCCGACCACCTGA
- a CDS encoding Chromate resistance protein ChrB, giving the protein MGAEIEWVLAVVQVPAEPSRHRVAVWRELRRAGAVLISQSTWALPATEPFRSALEKAAQLAADGGGTLATFDAGPRDSASQDFIESAFRAARVDEWREFLADCGKFAEEIDREIAKEKFTFAELEEEEQSLDRLRRWYRDLKRRDVLALPEAQEASDRLSGCEDHLHQFSEHVYRATREPGA; this is encoded by the coding sequence ATGGGTGCAGAGATCGAATGGGTTCTTGCCGTCGTCCAGGTCCCGGCCGAGCCGTCGCGGCACCGGGTGGCGGTCTGGCGTGAGCTGCGCCGAGCCGGAGCCGTCCTCATCTCGCAGAGCACCTGGGCGCTGCCCGCCACCGAACCCTTCCGCTCGGCGCTGGAGAAAGCCGCGCAGCTCGCGGCCGACGGCGGCGGAACCCTGGCGACGTTCGACGCCGGCCCGCGGGACAGCGCCTCACAGGACTTCATCGAGTCCGCGTTCCGGGCGGCTCGGGTGGATGAATGGCGCGAGTTCCTGGCCGATTGCGGAAAATTCGCCGAGGAGATCGACCGGGAGATCGCCAAGGAGAAATTCACCTTCGCCGAACTCGAGGAGGAGGAACAGAGTCTGGACCGGCTGCGCCGTTGGTACCGGGATCTGAAGAGGCGCGACGTCCTCGCCCTCCCGGAGGCGCAGGAGGCCTCCGACCGGCTCTCCGGCTGCGAAGACCATCTCCACCAGTTCTCCGAGCACGTCTACCGGGCGACGCGCGAACCGGGGGCCTGA
- a CDS encoding FAD-dependent monooxygenase, with protein sequence MNEVDVVVVGAGPVGLYLAIDLAMRGVSVQLLDKARRPLRHSRASVLWPRQLELMQAIGVVDDLMDRGRAIEGVEFHSNRHDLGQLRFSAIREAPYPFGLAISQEMTERMLVKRYEGDFGPLARSSEVVGLSQDASGVDLTVVTVGRTENVRAKWVIGADGAHSAVRELAGITFTGPPGTARFGIGDAAIEGTLSTRMLHYIYSRSTAIGISPFTEKTMRIAVAMSPDAEKPDHAFFRKILTQNSRLVTDVHAPEWTSAFDVAFRTAERFRAGRVLLAGDAAHLLSPAGGQGMNTGLQDAANLGWKLAHVIQKIADERLLDTYDDERRAAAARVASTSARLARWSGVSGPRATKMRDAAVFVATRSLRRPNLVDTITQLDTRYDLDNEASGSKLIGSRFPSFAGKAPSRAPWSSWPTHDRDRHTLFLWPGRTLAHNWAVQVAAIEPRTAHCVRDLGAIAAPGSALRLGRRPHYYLVRPDGHIIAEGVLGRDGAIPPHVLNAQQATSRALFENKKGD encoded by the coding sequence ATGAACGAGGTTGATGTTGTCGTGGTGGGGGCGGGACCGGTGGGCCTGTACCTGGCAATCGATCTGGCAATGCGCGGCGTCTCGGTCCAGCTGTTGGACAAGGCCCGCAGACCGCTGCGGCACTCACGCGCGTCGGTCCTCTGGCCCCGGCAGCTTGAGCTGATGCAGGCCATCGGCGTCGTAGATGACCTCATGGACCGGGGCCGCGCCATCGAGGGGGTCGAGTTCCACTCCAATCGGCACGATCTGGGTCAATTGCGCTTCTCCGCTATCCGCGAGGCCCCGTACCCGTTCGGACTCGCCATCTCACAGGAGATGACGGAACGGATGCTCGTGAAGAGGTACGAGGGTGACTTTGGCCCTCTGGCGCGCAGCAGCGAGGTTGTCGGCCTGTCACAGGACGCTTCCGGGGTCGATCTGACGGTGGTCACCGTAGGCCGGACGGAGAACGTGAGGGCGAAATGGGTCATCGGTGCCGACGGAGCGCACAGTGCGGTGCGTGAGCTGGCCGGGATTACCTTCACCGGACCACCGGGGACTGCTCGATTCGGCATCGGAGATGCCGCGATCGAGGGAACTCTGTCGACACGGATGCTTCACTACATCTATTCGCGGTCGACTGCGATCGGCATCTCACCCTTCACGGAAAAAACGATGCGCATCGCAGTGGCGATGTCTCCGGATGCTGAGAAACCCGACCACGCGTTCTTTCGCAAAATCCTGACCCAGAACAGCCGGCTTGTCACCGATGTCCATGCTCCGGAGTGGACCAGCGCCTTCGACGTCGCCTTCAGAACCGCCGAACGTTTTCGCGCAGGACGCGTGCTTCTCGCCGGAGACGCCGCTCATCTGCTCAGTCCGGCTGGCGGCCAAGGAATGAACACAGGCCTGCAGGACGCCGCCAACCTCGGATGGAAGCTGGCACACGTCATCCAGAAGATCGCTGATGAGCGGCTGCTCGACACCTACGACGACGAGCGGCGCGCCGCTGCGGCCCGCGTTGCCTCGACGTCTGCCCGCCTCGCCCGGTGGTCAGGGGTATCGGGTCCGCGGGCGACCAAAATGCGGGATGCCGCAGTCTTCGTGGCGACCCGAAGCCTGCGGCGACCGAATCTTGTCGACACCATCACCCAGCTGGATACCCGCTACGACTTAGATAACGAGGCCTCCGGCAGCAAGCTGATCGGTTCTCGCTTCCCGTCCTTCGCCGGAAAGGCCCCTTCACGGGCGCCATGGTCGAGTTGGCCAACGCACGACCGTGACCGTCACACCCTTTTCCTTTGGCCCGGGCGAACGCTCGCGCACAACTGGGCGGTTCAGGTCGCCGCCATCGAGCCCCGCACAGCACACTGCGTTCGAGACCTCGGTGCCATCGCCGCGCCAGGCTCAGCCCTCAGACTTGGGCGTCGACCGCACTACTACCTCGTCCGCCCCGACGGGCACATCATCGCCGAGGGCGTCCTCGGCCGGGATGGTGCCATTCCGCCGCACGTCCTGAATGCACAACAGGCCACATCACGTGCCCTGTTTGAGAACAAGAAAGGTGACTAA
- a CDS encoding MFS transporter encodes MSQPTSVKLTARERWKLIALLGASFTLAVDFSVLNVALPDIGHDVGISAADLQWVITAFALPAAGFGLLFGRLGDLVGRRLLFVIGMILLGGGSLIGGIASTSWILIGARIVQGFGAAAVAPTALSLLTTSFEEGPRRARALGINGALISAGFTVGALLGGVLTTGLNWRWAFFINVPVAAVILVAAPILFQESRPETKPRLDLTGSVLISAGLAALVYGLTVAGQTGVTVGAPYPWLAAGIVLLAIFGWVESRIASPLVAVQILRRRTVALGNLAGLTTFSMMSSLTFLLTLYLQDVLLLNALITGFIVAAIGIVSIVAANFVPKIIGRFGQKTLLVTALVFQGAGTLMLAFAGPNMSSLALILAGIVIGAIGHIGSIIGFMVTATSGLPDDEQGLATGLTTTSQQVGLALGTPIMASILAAAASTGDSSHTNGLLHGLTVAIGANGVAVLVVGALVAVFLPGPKAASMSRKATSETEAPAPEKVDY; translated from the coding sequence ATGTCCCAGCCAACCTCAGTGAAACTCACCGCGCGGGAACGATGGAAACTCATCGCGCTTCTGGGCGCCAGCTTCACCCTCGCAGTGGACTTCTCCGTCCTGAATGTCGCGCTCCCCGACATTGGGCACGATGTGGGAATCTCGGCAGCCGATCTGCAGTGGGTCATCACAGCATTCGCCCTTCCCGCCGCCGGTTTCGGGCTGCTCTTCGGACGTCTAGGCGACCTCGTCGGTCGGCGTCTGCTTTTTGTGATCGGCATGATACTGCTCGGCGGTGGCAGTCTCATCGGCGGCATCGCATCAACCAGTTGGATCCTCATCGGTGCCCGGATCGTGCAAGGCTTCGGCGCAGCCGCCGTCGCACCAACTGCGCTGTCACTGCTCACGACTTCGTTCGAAGAAGGGCCTCGTCGGGCCAGAGCCCTCGGTATCAACGGCGCCCTGATTTCTGCAGGATTCACCGTCGGGGCGCTTCTTGGCGGCGTGCTGACCACGGGACTCAACTGGAGGTGGGCGTTCTTCATCAACGTCCCAGTCGCAGCGGTGATCCTTGTCGCTGCTCCCATCCTGTTTCAGGAATCCCGGCCTGAGACCAAACCTCGTCTCGACCTCACCGGCTCCGTTCTCATCAGCGCCGGCCTTGCTGCGCTCGTGTACGGGCTGACGGTTGCCGGCCAGACCGGCGTCACCGTAGGCGCTCCCTACCCATGGCTCGCGGCAGGGATCGTGTTGCTCGCGATCTTCGGGTGGGTTGAATCCCGAATCGCTTCTCCGCTGGTGGCCGTGCAGATCCTCCGCAGGCGCACAGTCGCTCTCGGCAACTTGGCCGGCCTCACGACGTTCTCGATGATGTCCTCACTCACCTTCCTGCTGACTCTCTATCTCCAGGACGTCCTGCTGCTCAACGCATTGATCACCGGTTTCATCGTGGCTGCCATCGGCATCGTCTCGATCGTCGCAGCCAACTTCGTGCCGAAGATCATCGGCCGCTTCGGACAGAAAACCCTTCTAGTCACGGCACTGGTCTTCCAAGGCGCTGGGACGCTCATGCTGGCATTCGCCGGACCGAACATGTCGTCCCTCGCCCTCATCCTCGCCGGAATCGTCATTGGCGCGATCGGACATATCGGTTCCATCATCGGTTTCATGGTCACAGCCACCTCCGGATTGCCCGATGACGAACAAGGACTTGCAACAGGTCTCACCACGACCAGCCAACAAGTCGGACTCGCCCTGGGTACGCCGATCATGGCATCGATTCTCGCCGCAGCTGCATCGACTGGCGATTCCAGCCACACCAATGGCCTCCTGCATGGCCTGACAGTTGCGATCGGAGCCAATGGGGTGGCCGTGCTTGTGGTTGGCGCGCTCGTCGCCGTCTTCCTTCCCGGACCCAAGGCGGCCTCTATGAGCCGCAAGGCCACGAGCGAAACTGAAGCACCCGCTCCGGAGAAGGTCGATTATTAG
- a CDS encoding AfsA-related hotdog domain-containing protein, translating to MTAVLQPRSSRTIDRHLVHRRQVHEVFITEVDMTTGWCTAQLPASHSYYGDTAGPVDILGLMEVCRQAVTAAAHLEWKIPFGTHFVLRQWEGSFPLDARPSQDDPPLEVQVWVTLREHQTRRQQVRSVASTVELFRADGKTLVGTMSFDVMFLTEETYQYLRSTRSSGTPAPSSLSLSDTPSTIEPWAVGRTHPDNVLITQAVGRGSSLMGVLRLPVRNWSIFDHPQDHAPAMALTDAARQLVGLSEPSHGPEQQCLVWFRGEFSNYVELDMPAVLSVRGGKDAPAGSSSHLIEIRQSGAVVATIHLGFEKHLTPFTSQETH from the coding sequence ATGACCGCGGTTCTGCAACCGAGAAGCAGCCGAACAATTGACCGACATTTGGTCCACCGAAGGCAGGTGCACGAGGTTTTCATCACTGAAGTGGACATGACTACCGGGTGGTGCACGGCTCAATTGCCGGCGAGCCACAGCTATTACGGAGACACCGCGGGGCCGGTTGACATCCTCGGTCTGATGGAGGTCTGTCGGCAGGCTGTCACAGCCGCAGCCCACCTCGAATGGAAGATCCCGTTCGGCACGCATTTCGTGCTCCGTCAGTGGGAAGGCAGTTTCCCCCTCGATGCCAGGCCCTCGCAGGACGATCCTCCCCTTGAGGTACAGGTGTGGGTCACGCTCCGAGAGCATCAAACCCGTCGGCAGCAGGTCCGTTCAGTGGCCAGTACCGTCGAGCTCTTTCGGGCAGACGGAAAGACGCTGGTCGGCACGATGTCGTTCGACGTGATGTTCCTTACCGAGGAGACGTACCAGTATTTGAGGTCCACCCGGTCTTCAGGGACACCGGCCCCTTCCAGCCTTAGTCTGAGTGACACCCCCTCCACGATCGAACCATGGGCGGTTGGCCGGACGCACCCCGACAACGTGCTCATCACTCAAGCCGTAGGCCGAGGCTCCTCGCTCATGGGTGTACTCCGTCTGCCCGTGCGCAACTGGAGCATCTTCGACCATCCGCAAGACCATGCTCCAGCCATGGCTCTCACGGACGCCGCGCGACAGCTGGTGGGGCTCAGTGAACCCTCCCACGGTCCCGAGCAGCAGTGCCTGGTCTGGTTCCGCGGTGAGTTCTCTAACTACGTGGAGCTGGACATGCCCGCGGTGTTGTCAGTTCGCGGTGGCAAGGACGCTCCGGCCGGCTCGAGCAGTCACCTCATAGAGATCCGCCAAAGTGGCGCGGTCGTTGCGACGATCCACCTCGGATTTGAGAAACACCTCACCCCATTCACTTCTCAGGAG
- a CDS encoding DNA polymerase Y family protein, which translates to MNVRPPDARRPDARTPSTEAPSTGTPSGVPRALIVWFPDWPLVAAQLAEEIPERVPAALLEKGLVAVCSSEARAAGVVRGIRVREAQSRCPDLVTLHADPDRDSREFEPVVTALEAVLPGVQILRPGLCVIRARGAVRYYGSEEAAVGAALEAAAQLGLEARAGIADSVFAAEQAARSTTELSPLFIVAEGDSPAFLAGIPVTVLGEPRLVSLLIRLGIQTLGSLAALSSSDVRSRFGAAGFLAHACARGRDPREIVPRIPPPPQDRTITFEPGLDRVDQIAFAVRPTAEEFVERLRRQGLACTTLRVSITDDAGHRSERSWGHPHHFGAGDVVDRIRWQLQSSGVPAPARRKTAPANTAAPGARWRMTGEALGAPIVQIRVIPDAVDLLGRRGQALFGGVDERLDHGLRRLQTMLGHGSVLHPVPGGGRLLAERSLLVPWGEEAPSGTAARAERPWPGAIPDPLPATVFPEPLPVRLLDEHSGTLQVGERGDLAAPPAWFSPGPRALRRAVVGWAGPWLLRQRWWDAEEKRQAERFQILDSENEAWLLLGEGGEWWAEARYD; encoded by the coding sequence ATGAACGTGAGACCACCGGACGCAAGAAGGCCGGACGCGAGAACACCGAGCACAGAGGCACCCAGCACGGGGACGCCGTCCGGCGTCCCCCGGGCGCTCATCGTCTGGTTCCCCGACTGGCCACTCGTCGCCGCACAGCTGGCGGAGGAGATCCCTGAGCGTGTCCCCGCGGCGCTCCTCGAGAAGGGTCTCGTCGCGGTCTGCTCGTCCGAGGCGAGGGCAGCCGGCGTGGTCCGGGGCATCCGCGTCCGCGAAGCACAGTCCCGTTGCCCCGACCTCGTGACGCTGCACGCCGACCCTGACCGGGACTCCCGGGAGTTCGAACCGGTCGTCACGGCCCTCGAGGCCGTGCTGCCGGGGGTGCAGATCCTCCGTCCCGGCCTGTGTGTCATCCGTGCCCGGGGCGCCGTCCGTTACTACGGGAGTGAGGAGGCCGCCGTCGGCGCCGCCCTTGAAGCGGCCGCGCAGCTGGGGCTCGAAGCGAGGGCCGGGATCGCGGATTCGGTGTTCGCAGCCGAACAGGCGGCACGCAGCACCACGGAGCTCTCGCCACTGTTCATCGTCGCAGAAGGAGACTCTCCCGCTTTCCTCGCAGGAATTCCGGTCACGGTCCTGGGCGAGCCCCGGCTCGTCTCCTTGCTGATCCGTCTCGGCATCCAGACCCTGGGCAGCCTCGCGGCCCTGTCATCGTCGGATGTCCGGTCCCGGTTCGGCGCCGCGGGGTTCCTGGCCCACGCCTGCGCCCGCGGGCGGGATCCCCGGGAGATCGTGCCACGGATCCCTCCTCCTCCCCAGGACCGGACCATCACGTTCGAGCCCGGCCTGGACCGGGTGGATCAGATCGCTTTCGCCGTGCGGCCGACCGCGGAGGAATTCGTGGAACGGCTGCGTCGTCAAGGGCTCGCCTGCACCACCTTGCGAGTGAGCATCACGGACGACGCCGGGCATCGCTCCGAACGCAGCTGGGGGCACCCGCATCACTTCGGCGCGGGCGACGTCGTGGACCGCATCCGCTGGCAGCTCCAGTCGTCCGGCGTTCCGGCCCCGGCACGCCGGAAGACCGCCCCGGCGAACACTGCCGCCCCGGGAGCCCGGTGGAGGATGACGGGTGAAGCCCTCGGCGCCCCCATCGTCCAGATCAGGGTCATCCCGGATGCCGTGGACCTGCTGGGCCGCCGTGGACAGGCCCTGTTCGGTGGCGTGGACGAACGTCTCGACCATGGCCTCCGGCGTCTCCAGACGATGCTCGGCCATGGATCCGTGCTGCACCCTGTGCCGGGAGGCGGCCGTCTCCTGGCGGAACGCAGCCTGCTGGTGCCCTGGGGCGAGGAGGCCCCGTCCGGCACGGCAGCACGCGCAGAACGACCCTGGCCCGGCGCCATCCCGGACCCTTTGCCGGCCACGGTGTTCCCCGAACCTCTGCCGGTCCGCTTGCTGGACGAGCATTCGGGCACCCTACAGGTCGGGGAACGAGGGGATCTGGCCGCGCCTCCGGCCTGGTTCTCCCCCGGCCCCCGTGCCCTGCGCCGGGCCGTCGTGGGGTGGGCCGGGCCCTGGCTGTTGCGGCAGCGCTGGTGGGATGCGGAGGAGAAACGCCAGGCCGAGCGCTTTCAGATCCTCGACAGTGAGAACGAGGCCTGGCTTCTGCTCGGCGAAGGCGGCGAGTGGTGGGCGGAAGCCCGGTACGACTGA